CGCAGCACACGGCGGCCGGCACCAGCCACAGGGTCACACCGCCGGCACCGGCGCGGCCGGCGAGCACGACAACCAGGCCCAGCCCCGCGATCGAGGCGCCCCAGCCCATGACGGACCAGACCACCGCGGCGCCTTGGGCACGGACCGCGCCGAGGGGCCCGGAAAAGAGTCCGGCCAGGAAAGCGCCCACGGCGGTCGAGGCGAGGAGCACACCGACCGTGGCCTCGCCGCCGCCGATCATCAGCGCGCCGATGGCAGGCAGCAGGGCCCGCGGCTGGGCCAGGATCATGGCCACCAGGTCGATGACGAAGGTCATGCGCAGATTGGGCCGCGTGCCGAGGAAACGGAAGCCCTCGACGACGGAGCGCAGTCCCGCCCGGTGCGAGGCCTGCCCCGGCGGCATCGGCGGGAGCTTGAGCAGGGCCCAGACCACAAAGGCGAAGCTGGCCACGTCGACCGTGTAGGTCCAGGCGAAGCCGACCGTGGCGACCAGCACGCCGGCCAGCAACGGCCCGGCGGTCATGGTCAGGCCGAAGATCATCATGCTCAGGGCGTTGGCCGCCGGCAGGAGCTCCTTGCGCACGAGCACCGGGATGATGGCGCTGCGGGCTGGCTGGTTGATGGCCTGCGCACCGCTCTGCACGGCGACCAGGAGGTACAGCAGCCAGACATTTCCCAGCTGCAGCCAGGCCTGCAGCGCCAGCGCACCGGTGGTCAGCCAGAGCACCGCGGAGGCGAGGAGCGCGACCTGGCGGCGGTCATGGGCGTCCGCGATGGATCCGCCGAGCAGGCCGCCAAATACGAGCGGGACCAGGGCGAAAATGCTCAGCAGGCC
The nucleotide sequence above comes from Arthrobacter sp. KBS0702. Encoded proteins:
- a CDS encoding MFS transporter, coding for MGKFLADITPLRESPAFRRLWLGSAASALGSQLTLVAVSLEVYRLTQDSLYVGLLSIFALVPLVFGGLLGGSIADAHDRRQVALLASAVLWLTTGALALQAWLQLGNVWLLYLLVAVQSGAQAINQPARSAIIPVLVRKELLPAANALSMMIFGLTMTAGPLLAGVLVATVGFAWTYTVDVASFAFVVWALLKLPPMPPGQASHRAGLRSVVEGFRFLGTRPNLRMTFVIDLVAMILAQPRALLPAIGALMIGGGEATVGVLLASTAVGAFLAGLFSGPLGAVRAQGAAVVWSVMGWGASIAGLGLVVVLAGRAGAGGVTLWLVPAAVCCALAGIADSVSAVFRTTILQSAAPDHLRGRLQGVFVVVVAGGPRVGDMLAGGATKLLSEGWVLLAGGVLCAVVAWLVARRQSGFLAYDARNPVP